In a single window of the Luteolibacter yonseiensis genome:
- a CDS encoding PA14 domain-containing protein, translating to MISRLLLFFCAAGPLLAQDGQQLFTLYCSACHGADGKGATGGTFPPLAESPWLAGDPDRAVKVVLKGLTGPVDVLGKTYNLEMPPQGAVLPDDQIAAILTYVRSSWGNQAAAVTPDFVKTIRASVSDRNAPWTSEEILKLHPLPLEKTVLTNLLSQAYSGKWSSLPDFSTLKAANVEEEHDGIISLKDSPFEDDFAIVWTADFQAPADAEYEFLLDADDAAAVILNGKTVTEIKGAGPMNGSRVRKGKIKLTKGSHKFRLEFLELSDKQGIALGWKLPGDAPWNWLTDEKAQQPKVREPIPIEAVGNRPVIYRNFITGTTPRAIGVGFPGGLNLAYSADDLAPELLWTGKFIDGGPKWVERGTDNNPPAGENVVALNKSRTLPTSARFKGYKLDPAGNPTFIVQIGQQILRDSWAAESGALVRKLSITGPSLEIQIPQPPELTIDGANGKTSLQLNSGQPVTLTYRWK from the coding sequence ATGATTTCCCGGCTACTGCTCTTTTTCTGCGCCGCCGGTCCGCTCCTCGCCCAGGACGGCCAGCAACTTTTCACGCTCTATTGCTCCGCCTGCCACGGAGCCGACGGAAAAGGCGCCACCGGCGGGACGTTCCCACCCCTTGCCGAAAGCCCGTGGCTCGCGGGCGATCCGGACCGCGCGGTGAAAGTCGTGCTGAAAGGCCTGACCGGCCCCGTGGACGTCCTTGGAAAAACCTACAATCTGGAAATGCCTCCCCAAGGCGCGGTCCTTCCCGACGACCAGATCGCCGCCATCCTCACCTACGTCCGCAGCTCATGGGGCAACCAGGCCGCCGCGGTGACCCCGGATTTCGTCAAAACCATCCGCGCCTCCGTCTCCGACCGCAACGCGCCATGGACCTCCGAGGAAATCCTCAAGCTCCACCCGCTGCCGCTCGAAAAAACCGTCCTCACCAATCTCCTGTCCCAAGCCTACTCCGGAAAATGGAGCAGCCTGCCGGATTTCTCCACTCTCAAGGCCGCGAACGTCGAGGAAGAGCATGACGGCATCATTTCCCTCAAGGATTCCCCCTTCGAGGACGATTTCGCCATCGTCTGGACCGCCGATTTCCAAGCACCCGCCGATGCCGAATACGAATTCCTCCTGGATGCGGACGATGCCGCCGCCGTGATCCTCAATGGGAAAACCGTCACCGAGATCAAGGGCGCCGGCCCGATGAACGGCTCCCGCGTCCGCAAGGGAAAAATCAAACTCACCAAAGGCTCCCACAAGTTCCGCCTTGAATTCCTCGAACTTTCCGACAAGCAGGGAATCGCCCTCGGCTGGAAACTCCCCGGCGACGCGCCATGGAACTGGCTCACCGACGAGAAGGCCCAACAGCCGAAAGTGCGCGAGCCCATCCCCATCGAAGCCGTCGGCAACCGCCCCGTCATTTACCGGAATTTCATCACCGGCACCACTCCCCGAGCCATCGGCGTGGGTTTCCCCGGGGGACTGAATCTCGCCTACTCGGCCGATGATCTCGCCCCCGAGCTGCTCTGGACCGGGAAGTTCATCGACGGAGGACCGAAATGGGTCGAACGCGGCACCGACAACAACCCGCCTGCCGGAGAAAATGTCGTCGCTCTCAACAAGTCCCGCACCCTTCCGACAAGCGCCCGATTCAAAGGCTATAAGCTCGATCCCGCCGGAAATCCCACGTTCATCGTCCAGATCGGCCAACAGATCCTCCGCGATTCATGGGCTGCGGAATCAGGCGCGCTCGTCCGCAAACTCAGCATCACCGGGCCATCCCTGGAAATCCAGATTCCCCAGCCACCCGAACTGACCATCGACGGGGCCAATGGAAAAACCTCCCTCCAGCTCAACTCCGGCCAACCGGTCACCCTGACCTACCGCTGGAAATAA